Part of the Henckelia pumila isolate YLH828 chromosome 2, ASM3356847v2, whole genome shotgun sequence genome is shown below.
cgctcgagattgagactagcatttgtgatgccgagtaccatgtttcattggtatggaacatagagatgttcgaagcatgcaaatagatattcatatgatgaatgatcgaactaccctattcggactttccaagtggttatcacttatcgagtggatatagtccgcggttttggttgtacaccattagttcttattacttgaaacatcattgagactctatatgctaatactgtgctttgactcgtttaccgactctattagggtcatcaggtgtcgggattgggtacaattacgacacatataggattcgatgctttgttgtcaaggattcaccgcacacttgcgagtgtggatatcctatgcaatctgaggagatattagtgtgacaaatctctggccagagtacatgatgtgctttaagaaatggtttcttagtagcacatgcgatgtcactatttgatcttcaagatgcattgcatagttatcgaatctcgaacgactctcgatttaccaatggttgttgattcgatcgggatatatggttgaagggaccgtactgtgcgctaaccaaaatctactggttcttgcaggcactatcagtgatacctagggaatcatggggcgatgtttctagacgctcttaccatgattcgatgggcaagtcggaaattattgttccgagtcacaaggagttgtgagcccacggctagctgtatccctgaaccattgagggtcacacaagtaatggatttctaatccccgttgagataattaaatttaaagagttaaatttagtggataaagaagtaggacttcttatttaaaagtagagggagtaaggtttcctaaaatgacatattgatggatatttttggaaaccactgaattcggattcagaaaatttgtcttgactttaaaagatgcagaaatggtttctgtgcacattggtgaaattggtttatcaatctgagtcacgatgaattttatattaatttctgaacatgtgggctttgcttgtcatgcttgaacttatgactaatggaccctaagttgttagcagcccacattataaataagttattgcagtacagaaattgacaaaaaaaaaaggtcaaaaatttcgaaaccctagagagCATTCTCTCAAGGGATTCGGCCAacccctccccctctctcacagtgttcgaaaattcagtctgtgaatttttgaatttgtagattgatttaacagatcatatctgttatATCTCATCGTAAaaacttttgatagactttctagtgcagtctgtcagagggattaaatttctgttcgtggacctgattgaagaattgttcgttcatcagttcctgggatatacaacaagagcagattaatctgttggtgtccataatctcgcttcgagattttaaggtaaaatttatatgatttaaattttatgttatcaattttaatcgtaggaatttgatacccatgatatggaattgttccatataaaattttaaaacttctgctgcaccgggtatcactttcttttcgaTTCGAATAACGACAGTGTTCCAACAGGAGTTCTAATAGTTACCAACGTGTGGATAGTTTGTGTAAGCCCCTTCAGAAAGTGTGAAAGCTTTGACCGATCATTCTTTGCAACGTGTGGGACATAAGGTAGAAGAGCAGAAAACTGAGAAGCATATTCAGCAACAGATTTATTGCcttgcaccaacagattaattcATCTTCCTTAGCAGAATAGTATGATGGTGGTGCATATTCCTGTGCAAATTGAGTACGAAATACTTCCCATGTAATCTTTTCACCAGAAGCAGAAAGTGTTTCTGTCGTCGTTTCCCACCAAAGTTGCGCTCGATCTTTAAGTTGAAATGGAACTAACTTCAATCGAATTTCATCAGGATACTCTAGTCCATTAAACATATTATTGAGACTTTTCAACCAACTAGCAGTTTTCTCACTTCCTTCATTGCCAAAGAACTTTTGAGGACGCAACtcctgaaattgagaaattattaatcgTATTCCTCTCATTTTCTCAGTCAATTGGGTCACTGGATTAGCCTCAGCCTGGACAGCTTTTCCCTTGCAGGATTTACCCATGGCTGTTGTTCCACCTCTAATTCCACATCTTTCGGAGGCTGAACAGCTGGTCGACCACGTCTTTCTCTGACAATATCATCAAGATTTCTAACATTTTCCGCTGCAGACTATTCTACaacttcttttccttttctaccTCTTTCTCCCGGTGCCATTCTACAAgacacaaggatttaaatacaCAGGCAGAAAGAACGTaacgaacagaaaactatgaTAGGAACTCAGAGTTCTAATAAGAATTCATAAACTAAGTTGGAAAGCCAAGAACTACTGGTTCTATCAGATAAGttcaaatcaaacaaaacaagtcacgtaagaacaagtagtcacacacatatgcaaccattttgttagtgtctaaactcgagtgtcCTAAAATCTAATTCGAGCATATCCCAGTTTATGCTCTGATCCaaatgaaagggcccgtgtcctgatttaatatttaatgatcaaacaatcAGGATTAACTAATGTAtacagcgaaaacgagttaaaaatttgcgttttgggcctacagaaaatttggcatgacctattcgtaaataggacatcctaaaaacctgtacaacacaaccagcaatatatactcgaaaataaaGACACAacaccaatttacaaacctatagccgcactggccaggactaaacacatgcagagctgGCAAGGCTCGATAACACAAATAACAATCCAAAACAAAGTCCAAAACTATCGATACAGATACACAggcatcaccccggcaaatataaaactcgctaaactgatatatatacatatatctgggaactcgactccacgctcgactcactgggtaccactagatgacactccaccagatgcgtcaaatccccctggataacctgctatggaatcacaaacaaccacaacataaaaagaaaacaggggtcggaccccagtacgacgaactagaaaaattacgataaatataactgacatgaataaaatcaagtacaatgcaatgacatgcaatgcaatgcatgacagGTACCAATAGAATAAAGGATACCAaatggagtccaaataatcgtatcacaataatctcagtggccacccgtgccagaAACGCAGCaaacctcgaatcatcactgctaatccacaCACGTAGCATCGAGGGCGACAGGAGCTACCCGTCTGACCTCGTtctgtcatcaggagtgtcgtacgtagcatcgagAGCACGGTTTCTACCCGCTCGGTCTCGTGCTaactcaggagtgcactaaataatgtcactcgctccatcgatgactcaatacatctcaagagatcaatatcaatagcaatcaaaggagtcaagactcaacgtgctatgaaaaattgtaaatgagtgaatgcaatcatataatccacataagcacataaaacacgttatcactcattacaaaatactaaATATCATTAAatgccattataggcgtcgtaatataagcagctcatacgtacctcaatcaacacttaattaccacagaaatatctcaCTTATTTCTCGAATAGTCCAATCCTGTGGAAACATCATTTATTCATATTAATTCCTATTCCTTTGTACAAATATGAGAATTATCGGAACTAAGTCTAAAAATCCAAATTAATATTTCCCAATATTCATAATTCATAGTAAATCATCCTATCAATGTCCAAATATCGAATAAACGACTCTAAAAGTCGAAATACCAACATATTCAGATTATGAATTTTTccagaaaattcccaaaaattctgaaatttatatatatcaatttcGATATAAaacctacaaccaataataaataaaatatcaattaacGGAATTcaattgaatcaaaattcccaaaatttgaaaatctaaTCTCGAAATCTACCTCAAAGCTAAGACATAAAGCTCCAACTAGCCTGAATAACCTTCCTCCTGCAGCAAGCGGTGATCGGCGGCGAAGCAGGCGGCGGCTGTCGGAATTCGAGCTTCGAGCGACGCGAGAAAATCGTACAATATTGGTATCAAAATAAAGCTTAcgtcgcgaggattccagaactatatttacttttgaaatccgGCCAAAAACGAAGAAGATACGAGCATTTAAAGCGACGGGAAAATTGTTGAAATAAAAGAACGAAGAAGTCGACGCAGAGAAGGAATCTGGAGGAGAGAGAAAACCGAGGAAAAGAGATATATCTATCTTGTATGTATATCCATTTTATTAGATATGCATTGGTTTAAtgtgtgtcttattttattcattcggggttaaATTTTGACTCGGttcgagttatttcaactcttgtgtgctctataaataaaatatgcattttaatatcgtctataaaccgatatttattcatacatatttttaacacacaaattaattaacatattaaaatcgggtccttacatttcTTCCCCTCTAAAAattagatttcgtcctcgaaatcaacacacATCAAACTTATATACAAGTGGTCAAACATCTGCTACTGATAGTACATAGGGAAATCAGAGTACATGGCATAATTCAACACAATGTCAAACAAATGAGGCCATTCTTGACGCATTCTAGACTCCAATTCCCATGTATCTTCTTCTCTCCCATGTCTACTCTATTCCACCATAACTAAAGGAATCGTCTTATTCCTAAGTTTcttttctttacgatcaagaatctgcactggatattcaacatagctaagggaactatccaactccacatcatcagccctcaagatatgagaaggatctggttcatacttccgtagcatagatacgtgaaatacatcatgtatcgcaGACAAACTCTGTGGCAAGTTCAAACGATACGCCAAAATATcaatcttctcaacaatctTGTACTGACCGATATAACGAGGAGCTAATTTTACTTTACGCCCAAATCTCATAGTACCATGaaatggtgatactttcaagaaaacaaaatcgccaacctgaaattctaaaggtctacgtctgttattagcatagctggtttgacgatcctgggctgctttcattcttttcctgatcagttcaactttttctttcatctcttgaataaactctggtcctgACAAATGTCGTTAtcctacttcttcccaacatatcggagatctacattttctgccatataaggcttcaaatggtgacatcccgatagatacttgataactattattgtaagagaattccaccaaagctaaagattcttgccaaccaccactgaaatccatcacaacagctcgtaataaatcttcaagcgtctgaatagttctttcagattgaccatctgtctgtggatgataggcagtactcatggccaatttagaacccaaagctgattgcaaactagaccaaaacttagaagtaaatctgggatcacggtctgatactctagtaactggcacaccatgcaatcgcactatctgatcAATGTACATTTTTGCCATTTTTGTATATGTCCAAGTATgatcatatggaataaaatgggcagatttagacaatctatccacaataacccaaatgatatcacaaccacgattagatcgaggtaggtgtgtcacgaaatccatagtaatgtgttcccaattccactgtggtacttcaagaataagtaacataccacctggtctcattctttcagccttcacttgttgacacgtcaaacacttagccacaaaatcagaaatatctttcttcatatctTCCCACCAGTAATGGGATTTCAAGATATGATACATCTTTCGAATTCCAGGATGTATACTATGTTGACTACCATGAGCTTCTTGTAGTATTTCTtctttcaaatctatcaaattTGGAACCACAAGTATACCATTATAACGCAAACATCCATCAGAAGCAACAAAGAATTTCCCTGACTGACCAGCTGGAGTTAATTTCTTTCAAGTGATGAATGTATGGATCAGTTTTTTGTGCTACtttgattttcgaaattattcgtggttcaacttgaatagatGAAACTATGAAATGATTACCTTTAGCTCGATAAGTCCATCCTGAAGTTCCCAAATGCTCATGAAGTTTAGAAATAGTTAAAGATGTCAACATCTTAGTATGAACTtttctgctcaaagcatctgcaacttgattcacatttcctggctggtattgaatatcacagtcaaaatccttaagcagttccaaccatcgacgttgtctcatattcaaatcagactgtgtgaataaatatttcagactcttatgatcggaataaatcacaaactgttcaccgtacagataatgacgccatattttcaatgcatgcacaatggcagccaattctaaatcatgaactggataacgagtctcatgtggtTCAATTGACGAGATGTATACGCAATCACGCGTCcattttgcatcaaaacacaacccagtccattcaaagaagcatctgtacagacaacaaatccacctgagcctgaaggtaatgctaaaactggagccgtagtcaatttttctttcaaagtctgaaaactagcttcacattccTCAGTCCACACAAAACGTCGATCTTTTTGAGTCAATATCGTCATAGGCCTTGCTATGCCAGAAAATCCCTTAATAAAACGCCTGTAATATCCAGCCAAATCCAAAAAGCTTCGAATCTCAAAGACATTGGTTGGACTAGACCAATTAAGAACAACTTAAACTTTACTAGGATCTACAGATACCCCTTGTGCTGATATCACATGTCCTAGAAATAATACTctatccaaccaaaactcgcacttagaaaacttagcatataattgtGATGTTCTGAGTGTCTGAAGTACTAATgtcaaatgttctttatgctccttccttgacttggaataaatcaaaatgtcatcaataaaCACGATAACAAATCGATCTATAAATTCTCAAAACACacgattcattaaatccataaaaaccgTTGGAGTATTAGTCAACCCGAAAGGCACAACtaagaattcataatgtccataacGCATTCAAAATGTTGTCTTGGGAACAACTTCCTCTCGAACTCTAAGTTGATAATAtccggaacgaagatcaattttagaatacacagatgtaccctgcaactgatcaaacaagtcatcaattcgtggcaaaggatacttattcttcacagtagcctggttcaattgccgataatcgatgcacattctcatagttccgtctttcttcttcacaaataatactggagcaccccaaggcgacacacttggtctaatataacctttttccaGCAAATCTTGCAATTATGTCttaagttctttcaattctgctggagctaatcgatatggGGCTCGGAAAATAGGACTTGTCCCTGACATCAACTCAATGCTCAGATCTATTTCCCTCTGAGGCGGAAAACTCGAAATCTCATCAGaaaatacatcaggaaaatccTTGACGACAGGAATATCTGAAACTTTCAATTTCTCCTCCTTCGTCACATCAagagcataaatcataaatccttcatttcctatcgACAATAATCTAAACATTTCCATTGCCGATACTAATGGAATGCGAGATTGTGAATCAGTACCATAAAAATTCCATTTATTGCCATAATACGGTCTAAATCTCACAATTCCATGGAAACAATCAACAGTAGCTCTATCATTCATCAGTGTATCcatacccaagatacagtcaaaatcagacatagctagtttgattagattggttatcatgatcttatcctcaaatctaatcacacaattcaaaactatctcattagacatcaagaaaacaccagcaggagtagcaacagacacagtatccaataacggagtaaaagcaatctcatgctcatcagcaaatgtaacagataaaaatgaatgagatgctcctgtgtctataaagatacgtgcaggatactcaaaaatataacaaatacctgCAATAACTCCCCCAGGTGCATCTTGTGCCTGATCCTGAGTCGTGGCATGCACTTGAGCCTGCTGTGGACCTGAAAAACGCTGCTGACTCTGAGAATATGGATACCTAGGCTGATGCGTTGGCTGTACCGGAACATAAGGCTGTGTAGGAGCAAATTGCGGTACAGGAGCATATGGCCTGAACGATGGTCTTCCAGGAAACTGACCAAATTGTTGTGGTTGAGACTGTTGTCTTCCCGCATTTGGACACGCTCTGGCCAAATGTCCAACCTGACCACAGATAAAACAAGTCCCTGAAAATCCTGTACAATGTGCACTCAAATGGTTACCACCATATCTATCACAGTACACTCTACTAGTCGATCCAACTGAACTTCCACCACGactaccactggaactcgatgaactggactgctgtttctttttaaattgttttcctcGCAGTTTAAACCAAGGCTCCTTCGCTTGCTGAGAAGACTGAGTAGGCTGATATGGAGGTAAACCCATCGGTGTCTGTGAACTGCTTCCAGCTCCTTGAGGAACAGATGCTGGAATTGATTGTGGTTCACCCCTGAGTAGACTTTCTTCAATCTTTTTTGCCTTTTCTACGACTTTCATATAAGTTGATGGAGTTCCAATAGTTACCAACGTGTGGATAGTTTGTGTAAGCCCCTTCAGAAAGTGTGAAAGCTTTGACCGATCATTCTTTGCAACGTGTGGGACATAAGGCATAAGAGCAGAAAACTGAGAAGCATATTCAGCAACAGATTTATTGCcttgcaccaacagattaaattcatcttccTTAGCAGAATAGTATGATGGTGGTGCATATTCCTGTGCAAATTCAGTACGAAATACTTTCCATGTAATCTTTTCACCAGAAGCAGAAAGTGTTTCTGTCGTCGTTTCCCACCAAAGTTGCGCTCGATCTTTAAGTTGAAATGGAACTAACTTCAATCGAATTTCATCAGGATACTCTAGTCCATTAAACATATTATTGAGACTTTTCAACCAACTAGCAGTTTTCTCACTTCCTTCATTGCCAAAGAACTTTTGAGGACGCAACTCCTGAAATAGAGAAATTATTAATCGTATTCCTCTCATTTTCTCAGTCAATTGGGTAACTGGATTAGCCTCAGCCTGGACAGCTTTTCCCTTGCAGGATTTACCCATGGCTGTTGTTCCACCTCTAATTCCACATCTTTCGGAGGCTGAACAGCTGGTCGACCACGTCTTTCTCTGACAATATCATCAAGATTTCTAACATTTTCCGCTGCAGACTATTCTACaacttcttttccttttctaccTCTTTCTCCCGGTGCCATTCTACAAgacacaaggatttaaatacaCAGGCAGAAAGAACGTaacgaacagaaaactatgaTAGGAACTCAGAGTTCTAATAAGAATTCATAAACTAAGTTGGAAAGCCAAGAACTACTGGTTCTATCAGATAAGttcaaatcaa
Proteins encoded:
- the LOC140877906 gene encoding uncharacterized protein — its product is MGKSCKGKAVQAEANPVTQLTEKMRGIRLIISLFQELRPQKFFGNEGSEKTASWLKSLNNMFNGLEYPDEIRLKLVPFQLKDRAQLWWETTTETLSASGEKITWKVFRTEFAQEYAPPSYYSAKEDEFNLLVQGNKSVAEYASQFSALMPYVPHVAKNDRSKLSHFLKGLTQTIHTLVTIGTPSTYMKVVEKAKKIEESLLRGEPQSIPASVPQGAGSSSQTPMGFSGTCFICGQVGHLARACPNAGRQQSQPQQFGQFPGRPSFRPYAPVPQFAPTQPYVPVQPTHQPRYPYSQSQQRFSGPQQAQVHATTQDQAQDAPGGVIAVSAMEMFRLLSIGNEGFMIYALDVTKEEKLKVSDIPVVKDFPDVFSDEISSFPPQREIDLSIELMSGTSPIFRAPYRLAPAELKELKT